The DNA segment GTTTTTGGGTTGGAACATGTTTCCCCCATCTCTCACAGACTCCCTGTCTGCCTTTGGGCAAATCATTTGATGTATCTCAGTTCTCTGTACATAAAAAAGGTTATAAAAATGCTTCACTCTGGCAAACTCACCCCTAGAGCAGAGGACCTGGTGCTTGGAtgtgcagcagtggcagctgcttTCCCACTTTGCCCTATGGAATTTCTTTCAAAGTTGCCCATCTCATTTAGGCATGTTCTGTCATCAGGGTCCTGCTCTCCCAGACTGGATTCTCTTGCTGCACAGTTCCACAAAGAAATTTTTGCCCAGGCTGTCACTCCTGAGATGACAAACAGCGCTATAAATGCTGGATTGTGTGATGAGaacaggcagagctggctggtcTGATGGCAGTCTCAGCCTAAACCCTTCCAAAGTGTCAAGGCTGAAAGTGATGCAAGTGGCTGGAAAATTCAGAGCATGACTTGTGGGCTTGGTGTTGCCAAAAGGCACCAGGTATCCAGGAGCTGGGATTCAGGTCTCAGCAGCACCATAGCAGCAGCAGAATCATGTTTGCTCCTTCACTGCCTTGTCCCATTTTTTTCTGGTCCTGTGGGGAGCAGGTTACCTGTGCCCTgctcagcagagcagtgctgtgctgggctggcagcagtgtgTGAGCACAGGAGGGCCAGATCCACTCCTGAAACAAACCCAGGGATTTGGCTGAAAATCCATTTGGCTCTGTGTTCCCCAGAAACATGACTCACAAGCCAGTGCCTGACACTGAGAGATAGGTATGACACTGAGTGCCCACGGGGAagagctgtgtccccagggtATGAGCAGAGCATGCACAGGCTGAGTGGAGACCGTGCTGAAAAGCACAAAGCCTTATAAAGGCAGTGCTCTGGGTTTGTCCTTCTCCCAGCTCTTCAGGCGATGAAAAGGACGACTCACAGCCCTAATTAACTGGAACATGCTAATACCACTCAGCTTCCCTGGCCAGCAAATTTGGCACAAGGCATATGGGACACTTTCCAAACAACTGCTCAGGGGAGCGCGTGCCTGCAATTTATTATTCGAGGAGCAGTTTCCTCTCTGCCTTCGCTGAAGAGCTCACACCAGACACGAGGGAGGTGAGTCTGGAGCCTGCAAATCGACTTTGAAAGCCATTTCGTGCTGAAGAGAGAAGAGACTTATTTCTCCCCAGGCATTTAAGATATTTAAGGTATCAGGGGAAATATGACTTTGCACAGCATTACCTCTGGGAGCACTCAGTGCCTTCAAATGGTGCAGCTTGTAGTGCTCAGCTTCCCATGGGGAAAACCACACTCCTTCAGGGTGACATTCACTCTGGGCAGAAGAGGGAGGACCAGAAAGTGTGCATTGttattttgcaaaataaagcagaggagcacagccagcccaggTAGCTGGAGAAAGGGGAAAGGTAGCAGGGGCCCTGGTGCTGTGTCTCCAGGATGGGTTATTCCCTCTTTTGACAACTGTCCTGGGCAAAGCAGTACCCCAGCTTATTGCCCTgaaaaaggagcaggaaggagccTCTTTATCTCCTATTACAAACAAATCAGTTTGTGAGCTTTGGATGGGAAGCAAAAGGCAGGATGTTGAAAAAGATCAATTCATCCCTGTGGTAAGATCATCACTGTCAGTATTTACTGTACTGCCAAAgccagaggcaggagctgcagcctcctgAAGGCCATCTCCTGCCCCTGGCCTCACCTTCAGCCTGgctcccacagcagccctggccccAGGACAGTTCAGGGCAGCTCTGACACAGGGTTTGAGTGGCAGTGAGCTGCCCAACCAAGCACTGCCACAACCTCACGAGTTCAGACACTGGGAACAGCTCAGTTTTGTGCAATGTTCCCAGGACTACCCTGGTTTGACCTGCCCCTCATCCTTGGCATCACCTGTGGCCATCAgctgtgtggccaggcagggcagtCCTGCTTACCAAGGGCAcatctctccctgctcccttcccaCTGCATCCTTGGCAAACATTCGTTGTTATGGTGACAGAAGGAAAATCTTTTTGAGGatcttttggattttttaacaAAGGTACATCcactttaattattttctttaagggAGATGGTTATTTCACTCAACGGCAACtgaatttctttcattttgtttctggtGATTTTTTGGTGATTCTCAGGTTCCGGATTTCAGTGTGTGGTTGTAAGAAAGTAGAAGGGGGAGAAGTAGAGCCAGGTTGTAAAGAGCTGTTTTTAAATCCTCTTGGGAGCACAGGAGGTGCCTCcaggctgaggctgctgagctgcaggcagTGTGGAGTCTGAGTTTCTCCAAGATGAATGAGATTTCAGAGCACATCTGCATCTTTCTCAGATAGCAAAGTGTGAAATGAATAGCAAGGGGGGGACATTTATACCAAATAACCTGTGCTGTGTGTGAAATGCTGCACTGAGAAATACTGTTCTTGTGGAATCATCTGCAGAATTGGCTTTTGAAAGCTGCGTGATGGTAAATGAATTATCTATTTCCACTGAATAGACTGAAGACTTTCATATGTGACATCAGGGAGAGAACTGGGCTCTGCAGATGTCTTTATGCAAGTAATGAATACAGCAAACAGCCTAAGCCCAGCCAGGAGAAAGCAATCTGGGTATGGGATGTGACCACAGCCATGGATTTCATGGCTACTGTGTTCTGACCCTGGAATGTGGATGCTAATGGACAAGACTCCAGCATCCTGAGCAGCTAAGTCTGCCCAGCCTGCTTTTGTAAGATGAGGTCATGAAGATCTTTCCCACACCCCTCCTATAGAGAGCTGAggtcagaaacaaaaaaaaacaaaaaaaaaacaacaaaaaaaaaaaaccaaaaaaaaattaaaaatcaaaatctaCAAATGTTTCAGGCACTGAATGGGGTAGCTTAGCACATCTATGAACACTCAGCACCTGAACCAGAGATCCAAGTGAAAGAGAAGAGCACTCCAGGCATTCTGCACGCAGTGACCAGCAGGTTGGCTGGGGGCTGACACACAACCCATGTGGAAAGCTGAGAGGACAAAGCTGTTCTGGCCAAGCCCATGCTGTGTGTAGAGTATCAGAGAGGTTTCACGCACAGCTCAGAGTAAACAGGCAAACAAGTGGCAGCCAGAAAtgttaatatttgcaaaaatctCCTGGTTTTGGCGCCTGGGTGTGGGGAGCTGAAGGATGTTGGTGGAATGCAAACATGATAGATTCTTGGCTGCCCAGAGGGTGGCATGGGGAATCTCACAGGGCAGGACAGACTGCCTGACAGGCCTGCCCCCTCCCTGGAGGAGAATGGGCTGAAAAGTTCAGTAGCACATAAAACTGGTCCCCTGGGATTATTTGAACATCtctgggaaaaacaaacaaaacaaaccatgtTCATCCTTCTTTGCTTGTTTCAGACATTGTTTCCCTCCCTCCATGTAGTAGGAGATGGATTTGTCCATGCTGATCCCCAACACTTCTCCTGGATACATAAGGGGGAAAAATGACACAAGGCTTCAGACTCCTGCCCTCACTTCACCTGGGTCCTTTCATGGTGTGTTTAGGATGGTTTGAACCTGTCCAACTCCATCTCTGCAGGGCTTTTACCTGGACCATGGCTGCCAGTTCACAGTCAGACAACTTCAGAGGTTTCACAGCCTTGAAGGCTCTGGCTTTAGTGAAACGCCAATATCATTTGAGactaggaagaaaatattgGCAAATAATGGCTACCTCTGGTCACCTTCCTCCTGCAGCTATTTATCCAAAGATACCCTATCTCGGAGCATTGCTTCATTTCCTGCTTGCCTTTCTAACCGAGGCCTCTAAATCACGTCGCTGCAGCTGAGGTCACGGAGGGAAGTGTAATATCCATTAGCAGTGATGGTGCTATTACTTTGATTTACCTCgtccctttttctttcactctttCTGTTTACAGCAATCCCTTTCCACTTCTTTCCCCTCCTGCTCTCAGTGCAGGAAAGAGctggcaggagcctgcagaAGCAAAGCTTCCTGGGAGGCAGCCtgcttttggggacatggggagtCTGGGGGTTTCTCCTGGACCAGCAGCACCCCATTCCTTCCTCACCAGCGATGCCAAGGGCAGTGGGAAGGGCTGGCTTCAAGCTACCCCATCCTCACCCCAATAGAGTCCTTCACCTGGGGCTTGTCCAGGTCAACACATGGAAAAAATCAACCCCAATTTacccctctgtccctctcctgctccacagctgggcactgctcagGGAGAGCCACAGGATCCTCCAGGAGAGTGGGATCCAGAGGAATCAAAGTTCTCGAAGTGTATTTGCACTTAAACCAATATGAAACACGGAAATCAAAATGCAAAGCTTGTTGTCTCCTGTGGAATTTCCTTCCCTGCATCTGGAGAGCTGACACAAGAGAGTGACACTGGGATCAGGgctttcttccccttcccctcgTGTTTCACTGACACCCAGGGAAGATCCCCAGCAGCCAGACCCACTGCACTTCCCACTTCACCCCCCTCCTCCAGCAAGGCCAAACAGCTCCTCTGACTCCATCTCCAAGAATACATATTTACTGCATGGAACAGAGAACGGTGAAGAGTTTTGGACTCCATCCATGTGGTTTGAGCCAAACCCTTCTCAATCCATCTTATCCTTCACCTCCCCAGTGCATAATCAAATTCTCCAAACACAGCGttctcaggtcccagcccagagcttgGAGCCTCCCAAGAGGGATATgctaaaaaaggaaagaaaaacattacaTTGCCAACTGAAGTGAGTGCTGAAAGGAAGGAGATGCCAGGAGCACTTAAACAGGAATCCGAGACCGGGGGACGCTCGGGTGTGTGTTTTCAATCCCCAGAAGGGAGATGTGTTCATTGGGAAATGACTGCCACTCACTGCTAGTTTTAGACTTTGTAGTTGATGTCCCAGAATGTGAAATGGCCATGACAAGGACATCCCCATCTGTATTAGAACTTTCTTCTTGGATGGATAGATTAGTGCAGCGCATGGTAAAATGGTGCCACTCCTCCTTTGGCTCCAAAATCTGCATTTGCAGCTCAAACCTGCAAAGATGGAAATAAGCAATTTTACGTTAGTGACAGGTTCTGTTGGCAGCAAGGGGAGTTATATGGGAAAGCCTTTACATCGGGGGTCCAGGACTGTGTTGGGTGCTGAAGGatgtcctgcagcagctgaacCCAAGCTGGCAGTTCCACACCTGGTGCAGAGCAACTCTTCCAAAAGAGCAGCCTCCCatagccccagccctgggcagagtATGTGCTGGCACTGATGCTATGCCAGGGAGGTGCTCCTGCTGTCCACATTGCACAGAGGGACCAGGACTAGGCTCCAGCTGGGGCTGAAAGGGAAGCTAATGGGGAATTTCGACATCAGCTGAGCTATCCCAAATTCTGCTGTTTCAGGGTGAAGCTTCAGTTATCCTGCTACAGCCTCTCCAAACAATGGGCCTACAGGTGCCCCTGGGAGGTTGTCACCTCCTGGGCTCCATAACAGGGAGAGATGAGCTCTGAACACAGCACAGATCCTGATccacagggacacctcccagcATTGTTGGCttgggctgctggcagagcataACCTTGTACAGCACAGTCCAGATCTCTGCTAAAAAGCAATTATTGATGCTTTTACCTCTCTGCAGAGCCTCACATATAAAGGATCACAGTGCTGCAACAGATAAGGGAGCAACATCCTGGTTCACCCTAGCCTGTGTGTCCTGTGCTGGAGTCTTGTTTGTGTATCTGTACATAGTTTATAAGGTCGCCTGGAGGAACAGTGCAAGGCCAGGAGGATACAGATGACAAAGCCATTTCCCTCTCAAAAAGATGCACCTAAGGAGATTATTCAGTTCCCATCCAAAATCCACGAGTTCAAAGCCAGCTGTTCCTCAGGATTGCTGGCACATGGCAGGAGGGTGGGAGGTAACATCAGCTGCAGTCCCACTGCGATGggctggcactggcactgctCCCGTTCAGCCCTGGCATGTTCACAGGGTGAGAGCCAGCCTAGTGGAAGCACAGAGATCTAAATGTGGGGACTGAAGTTTTGCTGCATGAAGTCACAGCTGACAGAAGATGTTCAGGCATCCCTGGATCCCAGTGTCATTATCCTAGTGATGTTCCCAGGGGCACTCTTCTGTGTCGTGCAGTAGAAATGATAAAAGGGCAGCAATGGGAGCAGGTTCAGTCTGCTGGAAATAATCCCTGCCCAATGTGTCCTTGTCCCCCGGTGCCCAGTGAGCAGTGGGGACTGAGCATCCCTGTCCTAGAGCCACCATGGAttctggagcaggagggtgcagccaaCCCACCTTGCtcagagagctggagcagtCCTGAGCCCCCAGAATAACTGtgtgggagctgccagcccaTTTGGCCATGGCCTGACCTTGTTGGTGTCCGCGCTTGTCCAACCAGAGGCCAAGGGGTGTACCTGGCTTGCCCATGGCCAACATCCCCCAGGACTGATTGCTCCTCGTGCATGCAGTGATGTTCCAAGTGCAAACATCAGCgtggggctgtggctgagcaTGTCAGCCTGAGGGGctgctggggacaaggcagaggctgcaggcagggctgctgtggccaCATGCCAGTGACCAAGCACACACAGTGTGAGAGAAAGCCTGGGAAAATCCATCAGACAAGCAAATGAAGATGGGCAGAAATACTTTCTGCACTAATTGCACTGCTGTAATGAGAAAACAGAgcaccaggaggaggaggggaataGCTGGACAGTGCCTGGCACATTAGCCTTTTGGGGGCATGCTCTGGTTCTAATGGTGGTTAGGAAGGAGATGGTCTGTGCAGCTCTTCTAAGTCCCTATGTCCCCTCTCCTTTcagttttatttgcttttactTCCAGTGTTGAAAGTTCTTGTGATTTTTCTCACATGTCCACCAGCGTCTGCCACTTCCCACAGCATCGCAGGGCTCATCATCAGGTGACCACACGAGGATGAAAAACCCTCCTTCTTTCTTTCATCCCTAACAAGGCCTCAGCCTCGTGATTTCTGAAGTTACCCAAAGCCTTGGCCAGAGCTGTGTCCCGAAGGCACCGTGagcaggggagagggagggaggcttTGCCTGGAGCTCATTCTGGGCTCGTTACTGAATGCGGCAGCGGGGCGGTGCAGGACAGTGCAGGGCAGTGTGCGGGAGGGCAGGGGAGGTGCGGGGACAGCAAAGGGGCAGCAAAGGGACAGCAAAGGGGCAGCAAAGGGACAGCAAAGGGGCAGCAAAGGGACAGTCCAGTCCGATCCAGTCCAGTCCGATCCACTCCGATCCGATCCAGTCCGGCGCAGCCCCGCACGCGCCCTCCCGCGGGCGGCGCGCGAAGCCCCCGCGGCTGGCCCGGCGCGCGCTCGCACGTGACTGCATCACATGCAGGGGCCCTGCCCCGCCCCCTCCACGGGATCCCACCCAATGAGCTGGCGGGCGCGCGCCGTGTCCGCGCCGTGATTGGTCAGGGCGGGCGTCAGTccgcgggaggggcggggccgaggTTCGGGGTGTCGGAGGTGGGAGAGCGACGGGACGGGCTGGACTGAGCTGGACTGGACCAGAGTAGGTCAGACCGCACCGAACCgaactaaactaaactaaactaaactaacCTAACCTAACCTAAGCCGTCTCAGCACGGTGGGGTGCCCGGGACGGCGGGAGGCCGGGGCTGCGGTCGGGGAGCGGGCGGTGCGCGCCGCGGGACTCGAGCCGCAGGAGCGCCGCACCCGCAGCGGCGGCGCCGCACCGGCCCGGGAGCCCCTCGGGGTGCGGGTGGGTGCTCGGGCCGGGTGACCGCTGCGCTGGGGCCCGGCGGGGACACAAGGCCGGGCCCTGTCAGAGCAGTTTTGGTGAAGTGACAGAAAATTCAGAGTTGTTACTCCAAAGGGAGTGACCTTcggccagggctgctctgtaATTCGGGGCtttccagccctgcacacaCCCCGTGTAGCAGCTGGACAGGCCCCGAGGTCAGGTAACCAAGCCTTGCCCGACAGAGGGATGGGGGTTTGTGTGCGGGGGTGGCAGGAAGCTCAGGAAGCATCCCTGTGTGCCCGCAGGGATGGCCGGCGGCAGCCAGGACCGCAGCCTGCGGGAGGAGCTGACCTGTGCCATCTGCTGCGAGCTGTTCAGCGAGCCCGTCATGCTGGACTGCATGCACCACTTCTGCAAGGGCTGCATCCAGCAGTACTGGGACAGCTGCGCGCACGGCCCCTCGTGCCCGCAGTGCCGCCGCAGGTTCCCCGGCCGCGCTTTCCGCTCGCACTACCTGCTCTCGGGGCTGGTGGAGAAGGTGCGGCGCTGCGGCTCCCAGGAGCACCAGCACAAGATGCGGGTGAGTGGCTtctgccaggctggggagaAGGGGACAAGTGCCACATCAGCCCTGTGCAGCCGTCACTCCTGCCACAGGCCGTTCCCCCTGCATGAAGCCTTATCTCACCCGAGTACATTGACATTTGtgtctctttcctctccctatTTCCTTACAGCCGTCTGTCTTTTGAAcacttttcttttgcatttgtttcCCTCACTGCTGTGTCTGATTCCAACCACAGCTTTGTCATTTCTCGTTTAAGAATGTGGTTCCCAAGTGACAGGGGGGTGAGGGCTGCTTGTGCCAGGTGCTCTGCTTGAGGGGACAGTCCCTTCACAACACGCAGCATTTAAAGCTTGTGCAAACAGATATCCCAGGATGGAGCTCCCAGTCTTAAAAATCAATTGGATTCATCACATGCACAGATGCTTAATTCTCAAGGCTGTGCATCAGGTGCTTGCTTGTCCTTACAGCCTGTTGTATTCTCCTCCTGGCACTGACCACAGGAATTGGGACTGCTCCTGAATCAGCAGAGTGCTGAAATGGCCTCCTTACCTTCCTTCTGTTCCTTGTTCCTGCAGAAGCACCTGGAAGATGCTTTGCAAGCTCGTCAGAAGGAGATGGAGAAGTTGCTGCAGAGGAAGCGCGTGGTGCAGGAGGACATCTGCAGCCTGACGGTAGCACCCTGTGGGAGCTGCTCTTCAGGCAGCTTCTGGGGCAGTGTTCACAGAGGATGTGTGTGTCTTCAGCTGAGGTCTAGCTCAGCTTCCTGTAAAAATCTAGATGAGTAACAGTGGGGATGTACACAAACCCCCTTGCATGTAGGCACAAGCTCATCACTGCTGGATATTCAGCAGAGGTTTTGGGAGGAGCATCAGCACTCATTAATGCAATGTTTACAAAATGCATTggtgcagcagagctgaggcCTGGTGGGCGGTGAGAGCTGTGGGCAGCCTGCTgtggccctgcagagctgccttttTGGGAGAGCATTTAACTCCTGGCAGCTCTAAAATCCTCTCATGTCGGAAGGGATGGCAGCAAAGCTGAAGGAACTGGGTCACTGGCAGGGTTGGCACTACAAGAGTGGTGGCTGTGTCACAAGGACAGTATTGGGATTCACTGCAAAGCTCCGAGGTGAATGAGGAGCCTGAGTGCTCTCCATGGGTTTGAGAGGGACCAAGGCCCCTCTAGGTACAGATCTGTGAGGTGAGAACAGCCACAGGCTGACTGTGCTGATTTCTTGAGTGGTATAAAAGTGTTAAAACCAAGGAAGGGGAGTTAAAGGAAAATGGAAGTAGTTAAAAGATGAGATAAaactgagaggggaaaaaagccctgtCTTCTGACTGGAGCCTCTGACCTGCCAGCCTGCTCCATTTCAAACCTCTGCCCTCTTGCCAGATGTGGAATAGACCTCTGAGATTAATGAAGAAGTATTAGCAAATAAGCACGTGTTTTCCTGTTGCTGTGCAAGAGCTGAGAGGTGTCTCAAGAGTAAAGGAACAAATCACTGATGTGAACAGGGAGGCCCTGCACCTCCTCTGTGGTTCTGGTGTGTCAGCACAAACACCTGCTAGAGCAAGAAGAGGCTGGTGAAGCTTCAGATCCTGAGGGACATGGGTTTCCTGTGAGGAGAAAGGGATGTGCACTTCAGGAAGCACTCCTCGAGAAAGTAATGAGGGCTAAGGTTGCACTTGGAGattaaaaacttaaaaagatttaaggaaaacaaaaagtcaTTGGCTGTCTCTTGTAAACAGGCAGGAAGGCAGTGAGAACACGGCAAGGTTGGCTGGCAAGTAAACAACTGGGAAAAAGTGACCTCTGGATAGAGCTGAATGGGATTTTATCAGCCTTAATGAGAGAGATTAGGTTGTGCAGCTTGCCTATcaggcagctctgctcagggCCTGGAACAATGTGAAATAAATGCAGACTAACCTGAACAGCTGAGTCTGCATCTCCACAAAATTTAAAGAGCTCCAGTCTTGCCCACAGGCAAATTCCTGGTGGTGTGGGAGAGGGCTGTGGCTGCGTGTGGGGATTTCTAGTTACAGTGACCAGGCCTTTGGTGGAGCtggctttttgggtttgttggttttCCCCTTTAGCTCTGCAGCCTTGAAGGTTGTCCTTGTGTCCTGTTCTCCATCCAAAAAGTCATTGCTATGTCTGAACCTCAAATTTCCAGGGCTCTGTAAGCAGAGTAACAGGCACAGCCATCCTGTGCACCTACTTGTGTGTTCTGGCTGTTGGACTCACCTTCTGCCTCTTCCCTCTGCTCAGAAGGTGTCTGGGGAGCTGAACTTCAAGATTCGGGCTGAGTTTGCTCGCCTTCATCAGAtcctggaggaagaggagagagctgtgctggcagaacTGGGTGAGAAGGAGGAGCAGACActggctcagctgcacaggCATGTTGGCCAGCTGGAAGAGGGgatggcagtgctgcagagggaCATCAAGCATGTCAAGCAGACCCTGAGCAAGATGGAAGATGTGTCACTACTGGAGGTAAGATGCTTTGCTGACTCTGGCAGGAGGCTGAGAGATATTTCAGGATCTCAAACTGGGATGTGGGAGTCTTAAATGAGAGCACCAGGCTGTACCCCATCTCTCATCTGTTCTCCCTGCCATCCCTCTGGATTATCTACCCAATCCCTTGGATCTGGAGACTTTAGCCACAAGAGATACAGTGACATCAGTTGTAGTGGGTCTTGGGAGCCTTCCTCATTCTCCATCCAAGTGCCCAAGCAGTTTTCCCCAGGCTGCAGTTCCTGGTAGCTTGGTTTCCTCTCTCTGTGCTGTGTGGCATCAGGAAGTGGACAAGGAATTTATTTGTGCAGCTGCATGAATTAGAGTGCCTGCTAATTCTCTCTGCTTCTCACTGCAGGTGGAGAGCCTGGATATCAGGTATGTGTCTGGCATGAAAGAAGCTGATTTGCTTTTCAGGAGCTTATCTTAGTCTCTGGCTGGGACCACATGGGAGACACACTTTATCTCAAGTTTTAAAAGCATCACAAATTGCTCAGGAAGTTGCTGGTGCTGTGCAAGGTGGAGGCTGGTCCCCAGCATACACTGGAtgctcttcccagggagcaTCCCATGTGTTGACATGGCTGGAAGAGTGGGTAGAGGAGACAGTGGTTTGGGATGGGTGCAAAAGCCATGCATGCTGCAGGAGGGAACAGACTTTGGGTGCTTCATCTTctccctgcccctcctcagcttctTACTACTCATGAGGCTGCAGAAGAGACCCTGAAGTGCAGGTTTGTCTGAAGCTGGGAGTAGCTGAGGGCCAGAACTGCCACAGGGATGTGtgtcctgtcccctccctcctGATTCCACAGGCCCAGCCTATCTGGCCATGCAGGAATCCTGTTGGGTGTGCTGGGTGTGGGTTTGCCAGGAGTCACTGCTCCacaagcagtgctgctgcctctctctTGGGCACCTCTGTCCTGAGCCACTCACTGCACTGGGGACAAGGCTGCATCAGGCAGAGCAAGCAGAGACATTTGTGTCCTGTCTTTACCAAATCTGTCACGTGCAGCActgtcctgcagccctgcctgtgctttTCATGCCTGCACTGGCAGTGGCTCAGCAGAGGGATTGACCCTGCCTGCCTCTCTCCACCCCAGGCCCTCGGTGCGTGTGGAGACCCAGCCTGCCCTGGACCTGCAGCACTACAGGGACAGCCACAGTGGTCCCTTGCAGTACATCTTCTGGAGGCAGATGCTGCGCTCCATCTGCCCTGGTGAGCACATGGCTGTGAGGGATGGGTGTGGTGGGGCAGgggtgctctgcagagggagcGTACAGCTGGTAAAACATCATGCTTGATGTTTccgcagctcctgccccactcaCCTTTGACCCTGAGTCAGCCCACCCCAACCTGGTCCTCTCCAGGGATctgacagcagtgacagagaGGAATCGAGCCCAGCCCGTGCCCATCAGCCCTCGGCGCTTCCGCCAGTGCGTCAACGTCCTGGGCTCGCAGGCCTTCGACAGCGGCCGGCACTACTGGGAGGTCTGGGTGGGCAGCAAAACCAAGTGGGACCTGGGGGTGGCTGCTGAGGCTGTGGACCGGGCAGCCAAGGTCAAGCTGTGCCCAGAGAACGGCTAC comes from the Lonchura striata isolate bLonStr1 chromosome 15, bLonStr1.mat, whole genome shotgun sequence genome and includes:
- the LOC110482703 gene encoding nuclear factor 7, brain, which codes for MAGGSQDRSLREELTCAICCELFSEPVMLDCMHHFCKGCIQQYWDSCAHGPSCPQCRRRFPGRAFRSHYLLSGLVEKVRRCGSQEHQHKMRKHLEDALQARQKEMEKLLQRKRVVQEDICSLTKVSGELNFKIRAEFARLHQILEEEERAVLAELGEKEEQTLAQLHRHVGQLEEGMAVLQRDIKHVKQTLSKMEDVSLLEVESLDIRPSVRVETQPALDLQHYRDSHSGPLQYIFWRQMLRSICPAPAPLTFDPESAHPNLVLSRDLTAVTERNRAQPVPISPRRFRQCVNVLGSQAFDSGRHYWEVWVGSKTKWDLGVAAEAVDRAAKVKLCPENGYWTLRLRNRTEYWATASPWVRLAPRQPPRKVGVFLDCQEGSVSFFDAGDMSHLFTFHQVSAERYCPFFSTCFSDGRDNVEPMRLCHLAL